Part of the Candidatus Deferrimicrobiaceae bacterium genome, GACTCCTTGGGTCCCTCTTACCGTCTCCCGCCGGGCGATGCCGGGCCCGGGGACGGGGGAAAAAGGAGGACGAACGCGCCGATCGAGAGGGCGCATAATCCCCCGGCCACGGCAAACCCCGCGGCGAACCCGAAACGGGAGATCACCGCGCCGAGGGTCGCCGCCGAGACCGCGAATCCCCCGTA contains:
- a CDS encoding MFS transporter, coding for TMAAAFTVIGAVLSESVPTRVRGLAMGGYNTCIYGGFAVSAATLGAVISRFGFAAGFAVAGGLCALSIGAFVLLFPPSPGPASPGGRR